A segment of the Carya illinoinensis cultivar Pawnee chromosome 1, C.illinoinensisPawnee_v1, whole genome shotgun sequence genome:
TACAAAATGCCTTTTTGAATGGGCTGGAGATTCTGGAGGTAGTGAACCAATCAGGTTTCACTCCTCCTAGGGAAATTGAAGTAGGGAAAAAGAAACTCTCCCCTGCTATAATTGGTCCTGCATGTAGTGGGGCTTTTTTCATCTTGGTAATATTAGTGGTGTTGGGTTTGAAATTCAAGAAACCAGGGCATGATCAGATTTTGAAAGTGCCTCTGTACGGAGGGTTTAGCTCGCATGGCAGGTTGACTCAAAGAGGTCCTAATGCTTCTCTTTCTCCTAGTCTAAACCTCAGTTTACGGGTACCTTTTGCTAAATTACAGCATGCAACTAAGAACTTCAGTGCAAAGCTATTGATTGGGGAGGGTGGATTTGGGAAAGTCTACGAAGGAACACTTAAAGATGGCAGGAAAGTGGCTGTGAAACGAAGCGAACCAGGACATGGGCAGGGTCTGGAGGAGTTCCAAACAGAGATCATGGTGTTATCTCAAATCCGCCACCGCcatcttgtttctttgattggATATTGTGATGAACGGCGTGAGATGATACTGGTTTATGAATTCATGAAAAATGGGACTCTCAGAGATCACCTCTATCATTCAGATAACAACTCTGAGAAATCAACTTCACGGTCTGAATTGTCTTGGAAGCAAAGACTAGAAATTTGCATTGGTGCTGCAAAGGGCCTACACTATCTACACACTGGTCCGGTTGGAGGAATCATTCACCGTGACGTTAAGTCAACAAACATTCTTCTCGATGAACGTTATGTGGCTAAAGTTGCCGACTTCGGCCTTTCGAAATCCGGCCTTCCCGATCTGGACAACGTCCCCACGGGTGTAAAGGGTAGCTTTGGTTATCTTGATCCAGAATACCTCACTACTTTACAGTTGACAAAGAAGTCTGATGTATACTCTTTTGGAGTTGTACTTCTTGAAGTTCTTTGTGCTAGACCAGTCATTATAAAGTCACCTAATCAACAGGAAGAGGTGAACTTAGCTGAATGGGGGATGCAATGGCAAAGCAAAGGCCAACTGGAGAGAATTATCGATCCGGTGCTTATTGGTAAAATCAAGCCAAGTTCGCTGAGAATATTTGGTGATATTGCAGAGAAGTGTTTGAGGGCAAATAGTACTGAGAGGCCAACTATGGAGGATGTGCTATATTACTTAAATTATGCACTACGGCTTCAGGAAACTAGGATGCCTAGAGAGCCATTTGAGGAAAGCACGACGACTACCATAACTTCATTGGAGTTGCAGCTTCCAGTTGTTTTGAATTTTCCTGCCAATAAAGATGATAATGGACTCATTGGAGAGGATGATAGTTCTGATATAGAGGTAAGTGAAGTCTAAATCCAATTATTAGTCATGCCGATTTGTATTACATTTCTGGCTTGTTTGGAAAATTATAGTTTGGGAAGTTGTGGATGTAAGATGTTATTGAAAGTTTCTGAAgccttttaaaaatatatcttaTGGAAAAAGTAATATGAAAAGATTTAAGAGTTGGGTCTCACCTCAATGCAATGGGGGCCATATCTCTTCTTATTAATTTTTCGCTTTTGGAATGGGATGCTTACTTTTCACTAAAATATTATCCGTCCAATGATTTAGCATTGGTGTGGCCCTCAAATAGCATTGGTGTGGCCCTCCATTTGAAACCATCAATTATTGACGGAGAAATTAGACAGGAAGTTGTTCAGATCTTGCATTTCGACAACACCCTCGTTAAGGTTCATTTCAACAACCGCTAAAATTAAATCTTGATATAAGTGACCTGTCAATCACTTTGATTTCATGTTCTTAATTATCCCCAACCTCTTACAAATGCCAAAATTGGTTCGGCACGACCTTAAAGTTTGAGCAATTTAAAGGAGGAGAAAGACTATGATCATTAAAGGAAGAAAATTGTTAAATGTATTTAAGagaaatttacaaaatatttactttcctacatttgatttatttagctaaaaattattaaatttaaaatttaaaattcaaaattttaatttaaaaaaaaaatactaatagaaTGAATcttgtaaagaaaaaatataaataggaTTTATACTAtcatttgtgaaattttttaacCATCACATATGCAGGAAAATCAACgttttagttatatattagagCACCGACCTCTCTCTAGCAATTTTCGTTTTTGGGACTGATGCAAAGAAACCATTGATCTTAACCGTTAAAGTTGTTAgaaggttgcattttttttattttttaaagataactCCACTCCAATTTTATTACTCAGTACTATTTTTTTGGAGAGGAAAtatttttaaccaaaaaataGTTTGAGAATTATAATGATGTCTATTGTGTACTTTATATaccgatttaaaaataaaataactttttataaaaattagaatttgaTCTTAAAGATACAAGTTCATAGATAACTATGAGAAAAGTATCTAATATACACCTCAATTTTGTCAATTTTGTGGTGATTTTCTTGAATTggagttcatatatatatatatatatataattatctaaaatttaattCACAACAAACAATTCAATGCCATTCTTGTAATGttatttaaaacatttagtGCGTTTTTCATTTAGATCTTTTAAGagttaaaatgagagagagaatgtaATACTAGGCCCATACTCAGAACCGGCCCAGGACGAGAGCCCACCCGCCAGAAACGACTTCGTTTTGACGTCATAaagtactttttctttttcctttctccccTCCCCCGTCGGTTGCTCGCTCACTCCCGATTTTCACTCCTTCCAGTCTCTACTTTCCCCACGTCTCTACAGTTTATTTCctcacaatctctctctctctctctctctctctcttcgtaaGTTTTCACCACCCCGCAATCCAGCCACGTTGAAGTCCCACGCGCAAGTTTTCCCCAGTGTCGCACCTCCCAGCCCACGCACGGTCAGGCCATGGAGGACCCTGTTATGGTCATGCTAGACACCACCTCATGCTGCCGAGGCCTCCGTGCTCTGTCCTGCAACACATCCAGCCCCAACCCTCTGCTCTAAGCCAAGCCAACCACTGTCGCACCCATCACCACCATTGTCGAACCCAACAACCCCCCGTCTTCCCCACTGTCACAGCCCACGGTAGACGCACAAACCGACAACCAACAAATCACCAACTCTCACCCTCCCATGGCTCGTTCGGCTAACCGCTTAGTACCCGCCGATGGCTCGGTTCAATTATTACTCAGGAATAGAACGTGCAGCTTTTTTCTAGATTAGATATCAATTATTGTTTTCCCATGCTATAGCACCAATATCTCTTTTACCCCTTTCTTTACTCTCTTGTGGTGGCTTCTCGGTTTCCcacctctttttctttctttctttctttttgcccTTCTTTATGAAATTAGTGGAATGATGACATATTTCCAAGTCATAGTCTTTCTTTAAGATTTCCACTACTATACATGTCCATCCATGAATTTCATGATGATCGCCAGCTTTATTCCATTTTCAGATATTCATAACCACTGAAAAGTAGCAATCCTTACCAGAAAATTTATGGAAGTTCTTCCCTCCCATAAGCTTCTTTTCCGACTCTGTCTCTTCATATCTCTTCGTATCTCCTCACTTCTGGTTCTCTCCTCAGCTTACTCTCCTCCTGATAATTACTTCATCAACTGTGGAGCACATTCCAACACCACCGTCGATAGCCGAGTCTTCGTTGACGACCGGGATTTCTTACTCGGAAAGGGAGAAACTGTCAAAAACAGCAACTCATCAACAAGCAGCTCACCTCTTTATCAAACGGCAATAATTTTCAAACACCCGTCTTTATATAGGTTTGACATCAACCAGGATGGCACATACATTGTACGCCtccatttctttgttttcttgtcACATACTGATATGTCTGTTGCTCGGTTCAATGTTTCGGTTTCTGGGCTTGCTCGGTTCAATGTTTCGGTTTCTGGGCTTTCACTTTTGATGAACTATAGCTTCCGAAACGTTGCTAGTTCTCCAAAGATTGAGGAATTCTTGCTCACCATCCCAAAAGGTGAATTTAAAATCTACTTCATACCCTACGAGACATCTTCGGCTTTTGTGAATGCCATAGAAGTTTTTCTTGGCCCCGAGAGCTTCATCCCTGATGAGGCCCCTTACATTACTTCTCAAGGAGCTAAGAGTAATTACAGTCGTTTGAGCTCCAAGGTTCTGCATAAAGTCCATAGGATCGATGTTGGCGCCGACTCTACGTCCCAGCCCGATGAGTTATGGAGGAATTGGGATCCAGACAATGATTACTTACAGAGCCCAAAAAATGAAACATCTGATAAGTACAAAGATGAAACGCCTAATTACTTACCAGAAAGGATCACCAAGTATATTGCCCCAACTTTTGTGTATCAGACGGCGAAACAATTTAAAGATAGTAGCAGCAACTCTAGTTTTCCAAAGATAACTTGGAGTTTTCCTGTCAATAAGAATTCTAAGAACTTTCTTCGGGTCCATTTCTCTGACATAGTAAGTGCAACACCTAATGACTTGTGGTTCAATCTCTCTATCAATAGAAATTTCAGTTTGGAGATCAATCCTTACAATATAACAGAGAGGATGGGCGTTGTTCCATTTTACATCGATTTTGTGGTTG
Coding sequences within it:
- the LOC122304961 gene encoding probable receptor-like protein kinase At5g59700, translated to MGVVPFYIDFVVDSDGLGFVNASISRVEDSRIQNAFLNGLEILEVVNQSGFTPPREIEVGKKKLSPAIIGPACSGAFFILVILVVLGLKFKKPGHDQILKVPLYGGFSSHGRLTQRGPNASLSPSLNLSLRVPFAKLQHATKNFSAKLLIGEGGFGKVYEGTLKDGRKVAVKRSEPGHGQGLEEFQTEIMVLSQIRHRHLVSLIGYCDERREMILVYEFMKNGTLRDHLYHSDNNSEKSTSRSELSWKQRLEICIGAAKGLHYLHTGPVGGIIHRDVKSTNILLDERYVAKVADFGLSKSGLPDLDNVPTGVKGSFGYLDPEYLTTLQLTKKSDVYSFGVVLLEVLCARPVIIKSPNQQEEVNLAEWGMQWQSKGQLERIIDPVLIGKIKPSSLRIFGDIAEKCLRANSTERPTMEDVLYYLNYALRLQETRMPREPFEESTTTTITSLELQLPVVLNFPANKDDNGLIGEDDSSDIEVSEV